From one Erinaceus europaeus chromosome 4, mEriEur2.1, whole genome shotgun sequence genomic stretch:
- the SCUBE3 gene encoding signal peptide, CUB and EGF-like domain-containing protein 3 isoform X5 — protein MGAGRVPWLSLLVLLVHARAAQSGKAAQDVDECVEGTDNCHIDAICQNTPRSYKCICKSGYTGDGKHCKDVDECEREDNAGCVHDCVNIPGNYRCTCYDGFHLAHDGHNCLDVDECAEGNGGCQQSCVNMMGSYECHCREGFFLSDNQHTCIQRPEEGMNCMNKNHGCAHICRETPKGGIACECRPGFELTKNQRDCKLTCNYGNGGCQHTCDDTEQGPRCGCHVKFVLHTDGKTCIGERRLEQHIPPQAVSNETCAVNNGGCDSKCHDAATGVHCSCPVGFMLQPDRKTCKDIDECRLNNGGCDHICRNTVGSFECSCKKGYKLLINERNCQDIDECSFDRTCDHICVNTPGSFQCLCHHGYLLYGVTHCGDVDECSINRGGCRFGCINTPGSYQCTCPSGHGRLHWNGKDCTEPVKCQSSSGASKAMLSCNRSGKKDTCALTCPSRARFLPESENGFTVSCGTPSPRATPAKAGHPGNSTNSNHCHEAAVLSVKQRASFKIKDAKCRLHLRNKGKMEEASRNPGPGGAPCSDCQVTFIHLKCDSSRKGKGRRARTPPGKEVTRLTLELEAEVRAEDTTASCGLTCLRQRMERRLKGSLKMLRKSINQDRFLLRLAGLDYELAHKPGLVAGERPELLEACKPGQHRAGVKCGQCSPGQHSVDGFKPCQPCPRGTYQPEAGRTLCFPCGGGLTTKHEGAISFQDCDTKVQCSPGHYYNTSIHRCIRCAMGSYQPDFRQNFCTRCPGNTSTDFDGSTSVAQCKNRQCGGELGEFTGYIESPNYPGNYPAGVECVWNINPPPKRKILIVVPEIFLPSEDECGDVLVMRKNSSPASITTYETCQTYERPIAFTARSRKLWINFKTSEANSARGFQIPYVTYDEDYEQLVEDIVRDGRLYASENHQEILKDKKLIKAFFEVLAHPQNYFKYTEKHKEMLPKSFIKLLRSKVSSFLRPYK, from the exons ATGTGGACGAATGTGTGGAGGGAACTGACAACTGCCACATTGATGCTATCTGCCAGAACACCCCAAGGTCCTACAAATGCATCTGCAAGTCTGGTTACACGGGGGATGGTAAACACTGCAAAG ATGTAGATGAGTGTGAACGAGAGGATAATGCAGGCTGTGTGCACGACTGTGTCAACATCCCCGGCAACTACCGATGTACCTGCTATGATGGATTCCACCTGGCGCACGACGGACACAACTGTCTGG ATGTGGACGAGTGTGCTGAGGGCAATGGTGGCTGTCAGCAAAGCTGTGTCAACATGATGGGCAGCTATGAGTGCCACTGTCGAGAAGGCTTCTTCCTCAGTGACAACCAACACACCTGCATTCAGCGGCCAGAAG AAGGAATGAATTGCATGAATAAGAACCATGGCTGTGCTCACATCTGCCGGGAGACACCCAAAGGGGGTATTGCCTGTGAATGTCGCCCTGGCTTCGAGCTCACCAAGAACCAGCGGGATTGTAAAT TGACGTGCAACTATGGGAATGGTGGCTGCCAGCACACATGTGATGACACCGAGCAGGGTCCCCGGTGCGGCTGTCATGTCAAGTTTGTGCTCCATACTGATGGAAAGACATGCATCG GGGAAAGGCGGCTAGAGCAGCACATCCCCCCTCAGGCCGTTTCTAATG AGACTTGTGCTGTCAACAACGGCGGCTGTGACAGTAAGTGCCATGATGCAGCAACTGGTGTCCACTGCAGCTGCCCTGTGGGCTTCATGCTGCAGCCAGACAGGAAGACCTGCAAAG ACATAGATGAGTGCCGTTTAAACAATGGGGGCTGTGACCACATCTGCCGAAACACAGTGGGAAGCTTTGAATGTAGCTGCAAGAAGGGTTACAAACTTCTCATCAATGAGAGGAACTGCCAAG ATATAGACGAGTGTTCCTTTGATCGAACCTGTGACCACATATGTGTCAATACTCCAGGAAGCTTCCAGTGCCTCTGCCATCATGGCTACCTGCTGTATGGTGTAACCCACTGTGGGG ATGTGGATGAGTGCAGTATCAATCGAGGAGGTTGCCGTTTTGGCTGCATCAACACTCCTGGTAGCTACCAGTGTACCTGCCCATCAGGCCATGGCAGGTTGCACTGGAATGGCAAAGATTGCACAG aGCCAGTGAAGTGTCAGAGCAGTTCTGGTGCCTCAAAAGCTATGCTCAGCTGCAACAGGTCTGGCAAGAAGGATACCTGTGCCCTGACCTGCCCCTCCCGAGCCCGGTTTTTGCCAG AGTCTGAGAATGGCTTCACGGTGAGCTGTggcacccccagccccagggccACTCCAGCCAAAGCAGGCCACCCCGGGAACAGCACAAACTCCAACCACTGCCATG AGGCTGCAGTGCTGTCGGTTAAGCAGCGGGCCTCCTTCAAGATCAAGGATGCCAAATGCCGTTTGCACCTACGAAACAAAGGCAAAATGGAGGAAGCCAGCAGAAACCCGGGGCCAG GTGGTGCCCCCTGCTCTGACTGCCAGGTCACCTTCATCCACCTCAAGTGTGACTCCTCTCGGAAGGGCAAGGGCCGGAGGGCCCGGACCCCTCCTGGCAAGGAAGTCACTCGGCTTACCCTAGAACTAGAGGCAGAAGTCCGAGCGGAAGACACCACAG CCAGCTGTGGGCTGACCTGCCTCCGACAGCGGATGGAGCGGCGACTGAAAGGTTCCCTGAAGATGCTCAGAAAATCCATCAACCAGGACCGCTTCCTGCTGCGCCTGGCAGGCCTTGACTATGAGCTGGCCCACAAGCCAGGCCTGGTAGCTGGGGAGCGACCAGAGCTGCTGGAGGCCTGCAAGCCTGGACAGCACCGTGCTGGGGTCAAGTGTG GTCAGTGCTCACCTGGCCAACACTCTGTAGATGGATTCAAGCCCTGCCAGCCATGTCCGCGTGGCACCTACCAACCTGAAGCAGGACGGACCCTATGCTTCCCATGTGGTGGGGGCCTTACTACCAAGCATGAGGGGGCCATTTCCTTCCAAGACTGTGACACTAAAG TCCAGTGCTCCCCTGGGCACTATTACAACACCAGTATCCATCGCTGTATCCGCTGTGCCATGGGCTCCTATCAGCCTGACTTCCGTCAGAACTTCTGCACCCGTTGTCCAGGAAACACAAGCACTGACTTTGATGGATCCACCAGTGTAGCCCAGTGCAAGA ATCGTCAgtgtggtggggagctgggtgagtTCACTGGCTATATCGAGTCCCCCAACTACCCAGGCAACTACCCAGCCGGCGTGGAGTGCGTCTGGAACATCAACCCCCCACCCAAGCGCAAGATCCTTATTGTGGTACCCGAGATCTTCCTGCCGTCAGAGGACGAATGTGGGGACGTCCTCGTCATGAGAAAGAACT CCTCCCCAGCCTCCATTACCACCTATGAGACCTGCCAGACCTATGAGCGCCCTATTGCCTTCACGGCTCGTTCCAGGAAGCTCTGGATCAATTTCAAGACTAGTGAGGCCAACAGTGCCCGTGGTTTCCAGATCCCTTATGTCACCTACGATG AGGACTACGAGCAGCTAGTGGAAGACATCGTGCGAGATGGACGGCTCTATGCATCTGAAAACCACCAGGAGATTCTGAAG GACAAGAAGCTCATCAAAGCCTTCTTTGAGGTGTTGGCTCACCCTCAGAACTACTTCAAGTACACAGAGAAGCACAAGGAGATGCTGCCAAAATCCTTCATCAAGTTGCTCCGTTCGAAAGTTTCCAGCTTCTTAAGACCCTACAAATAA
- the SCUBE3 gene encoding signal peptide, CUB and EGF-like domain-containing protein 3 isoform X6, translated as MGAGRVPWLSLLVLLVHARAAQSGKAAQDVDECVEGTDNCHIDAICQNTPRSYKCICKSGYTGDGKHCKDVDECEREDNAGCVHDCVNIPGNYRCTCYDGFHLAHDGHNCLDVDECAEGNGGCQQSCVNMMGSYECHCREGFFLSDNQHTCIQRPEEGMNCMNKNHGCAHICRETPKGGIACECRPGFELTKNQRDCKLTCNYGNGGCQHTCDDTEQGPRCGCHVKFVLHTDGKTCIETCAVNNGGCDSKCHDAATGVHCSCPVGFMLQPDRKTCKDIDECRLNNGGCDHICRNTVGSFECSCKKGYKLLINERNCQDIDECSFDRTCDHICVNTPGSFQCLCHHGYLLYGVTHCGDVDECSINRGGCRFGCINTPGSYQCTCPSGHGRLHWNGKDCTEPVKCQSSSGASKAMLSCNRSGKKDTCALTCPSRARFLPESENGFTVSCGTPSPRATPAKAGHPGNSTNSNHCHEAAVLSVKQRASFKIKDAKCRLHLRNKGKMEEASRNPGPGGAPCSDCQVTFIHLKCDSSRKGKGRRARTPPGKEVTRLTLELEAEVRAEDTTASCGLTCLRQRMERRLKGSLKMLRKSINQDRFLLRLAGLDYELAHKPGLVAGERPELLEACKPGQHRAGVKCGQCSPGQHSVDGFKPCQPCPRGTYQPEAGRTLCFPCGGGLTTKHEGAISFQDCDTKVQCSPGHYYNTSIHRCIRCAMGSYQPDFRQNFCTRCPGNTSTDFDGSTSVAQCKNRQCGGELGEFTGYIESPNYPGNYPAGVECVWNINPPPKRKILIVVPEIFLPSEDECGDVLVMRKNSSPASITTYETCQTYERPIAFTARSRKLWINFKTSEANSARGFQIPYVTYDEDYEQLVEDIVRDGRLYASENHQEILKDKKLIKAFFEVLAHPQNYFKYTEKHKEMLPKSFIKLLRSKVSSFLRPYK; from the exons ATGTGGACGAATGTGTGGAGGGAACTGACAACTGCCACATTGATGCTATCTGCCAGAACACCCCAAGGTCCTACAAATGCATCTGCAAGTCTGGTTACACGGGGGATGGTAAACACTGCAAAG ATGTAGATGAGTGTGAACGAGAGGATAATGCAGGCTGTGTGCACGACTGTGTCAACATCCCCGGCAACTACCGATGTACCTGCTATGATGGATTCCACCTGGCGCACGACGGACACAACTGTCTGG ATGTGGACGAGTGTGCTGAGGGCAATGGTGGCTGTCAGCAAAGCTGTGTCAACATGATGGGCAGCTATGAGTGCCACTGTCGAGAAGGCTTCTTCCTCAGTGACAACCAACACACCTGCATTCAGCGGCCAGAAG AAGGAATGAATTGCATGAATAAGAACCATGGCTGTGCTCACATCTGCCGGGAGACACCCAAAGGGGGTATTGCCTGTGAATGTCGCCCTGGCTTCGAGCTCACCAAGAACCAGCGGGATTGTAAAT TGACGTGCAACTATGGGAATGGTGGCTGCCAGCACACATGTGATGACACCGAGCAGGGTCCCCGGTGCGGCTGTCATGTCAAGTTTGTGCTCCATACTGATGGAAAGACATGCATCG AGACTTGTGCTGTCAACAACGGCGGCTGTGACAGTAAGTGCCATGATGCAGCAACTGGTGTCCACTGCAGCTGCCCTGTGGGCTTCATGCTGCAGCCAGACAGGAAGACCTGCAAAG ACATAGATGAGTGCCGTTTAAACAATGGGGGCTGTGACCACATCTGCCGAAACACAGTGGGAAGCTTTGAATGTAGCTGCAAGAAGGGTTACAAACTTCTCATCAATGAGAGGAACTGCCAAG ATATAGACGAGTGTTCCTTTGATCGAACCTGTGACCACATATGTGTCAATACTCCAGGAAGCTTCCAGTGCCTCTGCCATCATGGCTACCTGCTGTATGGTGTAACCCACTGTGGGG ATGTGGATGAGTGCAGTATCAATCGAGGAGGTTGCCGTTTTGGCTGCATCAACACTCCTGGTAGCTACCAGTGTACCTGCCCATCAGGCCATGGCAGGTTGCACTGGAATGGCAAAGATTGCACAG aGCCAGTGAAGTGTCAGAGCAGTTCTGGTGCCTCAAAAGCTATGCTCAGCTGCAACAGGTCTGGCAAGAAGGATACCTGTGCCCTGACCTGCCCCTCCCGAGCCCGGTTTTTGCCAG AGTCTGAGAATGGCTTCACGGTGAGCTGTggcacccccagccccagggccACTCCAGCCAAAGCAGGCCACCCCGGGAACAGCACAAACTCCAACCACTGCCATG AGGCTGCAGTGCTGTCGGTTAAGCAGCGGGCCTCCTTCAAGATCAAGGATGCCAAATGCCGTTTGCACCTACGAAACAAAGGCAAAATGGAGGAAGCCAGCAGAAACCCGGGGCCAG GTGGTGCCCCCTGCTCTGACTGCCAGGTCACCTTCATCCACCTCAAGTGTGACTCCTCTCGGAAGGGCAAGGGCCGGAGGGCCCGGACCCCTCCTGGCAAGGAAGTCACTCGGCTTACCCTAGAACTAGAGGCAGAAGTCCGAGCGGAAGACACCACAG CCAGCTGTGGGCTGACCTGCCTCCGACAGCGGATGGAGCGGCGACTGAAAGGTTCCCTGAAGATGCTCAGAAAATCCATCAACCAGGACCGCTTCCTGCTGCGCCTGGCAGGCCTTGACTATGAGCTGGCCCACAAGCCAGGCCTGGTAGCTGGGGAGCGACCAGAGCTGCTGGAGGCCTGCAAGCCTGGACAGCACCGTGCTGGGGTCAAGTGTG GTCAGTGCTCACCTGGCCAACACTCTGTAGATGGATTCAAGCCCTGCCAGCCATGTCCGCGTGGCACCTACCAACCTGAAGCAGGACGGACCCTATGCTTCCCATGTGGTGGGGGCCTTACTACCAAGCATGAGGGGGCCATTTCCTTCCAAGACTGTGACACTAAAG TCCAGTGCTCCCCTGGGCACTATTACAACACCAGTATCCATCGCTGTATCCGCTGTGCCATGGGCTCCTATCAGCCTGACTTCCGTCAGAACTTCTGCACCCGTTGTCCAGGAAACACAAGCACTGACTTTGATGGATCCACCAGTGTAGCCCAGTGCAAGA ATCGTCAgtgtggtggggagctgggtgagtTCACTGGCTATATCGAGTCCCCCAACTACCCAGGCAACTACCCAGCCGGCGTGGAGTGCGTCTGGAACATCAACCCCCCACCCAAGCGCAAGATCCTTATTGTGGTACCCGAGATCTTCCTGCCGTCAGAGGACGAATGTGGGGACGTCCTCGTCATGAGAAAGAACT CCTCCCCAGCCTCCATTACCACCTATGAGACCTGCCAGACCTATGAGCGCCCTATTGCCTTCACGGCTCGTTCCAGGAAGCTCTGGATCAATTTCAAGACTAGTGAGGCCAACAGTGCCCGTGGTTTCCAGATCCCTTATGTCACCTACGATG AGGACTACGAGCAGCTAGTGGAAGACATCGTGCGAGATGGACGGCTCTATGCATCTGAAAACCACCAGGAGATTCTGAAG GACAAGAAGCTCATCAAAGCCTTCTTTGAGGTGTTGGCTCACCCTCAGAACTACTTCAAGTACACAGAGAAGCACAAGGAGATGCTGCCAAAATCCTTCATCAAGTTGCTCCGTTCGAAAGTTTCCAGCTTCTTAAGACCCTACAAATAA
- the SCUBE3 gene encoding signal peptide, CUB and EGF-like domain-containing protein 3 isoform X2 — MGAGRVPWLSLLVLLVHARAAQSGKAAQDVDECVEGTDNCHIDAICQNTPRSYKCICKSGYTGDGKHCKDVDECEREDNAGCVHDCVNIPGNYRCTCYDGFHLAHDGHNCLDVDECAEGNGGCQQSCVNMMGSYECHCREGFFLSDNQHTCIQRPEEGMNCMNKNHGCAHICRETPKGGIACECRPGFELTKNQRDCKLTCNYGNGGCQHTCDDTEQGPRCGCHVKFVLHTDGKTCIETCAVNNGGCDSKCHDAATGVHCSCPVGFMLQPDRKTCKDIDECRLNNGGCDHICRNTVGSFECSCKKGYKLLINERNCQDIDECSFDRTCDHICVNTPGSFQCLCHHGYLLYGVTHCGDVDECSINRGGCRFGCINTPGSYQCTCPSGHGRLHWNGKDCTEPVKCQSSSGASKAMLSCNRSGKKDTCALTCPSRARFLPESENGFTVSCGTPSPRATPAKAGHPGNSTNSNHCHEAAVLSVKQRASFKIKDAKCRLHLRNKGKMEEASRNPGPGGAPCSDCQVTFIHLKCDSSRKGKGRRARTPPGKEVTRLTLELEAEVRAEDTTASCGLTCLRQRMERRLKGSLKMLRKSINQDRFLLRLAGLDYELAHKPGLVAGERPELLEACKPGQHRAGVKCVSCPQGTYYHGQTEQCVPCPAGTFQEREGQLSCDLCPGSDAHGPLGATNITTCAGQCSPGQHSVDGFKPCQPCPRGTYQPEAGRTLCFPCGGGLTTKHEGAISFQDCDTKVQCSPGHYYNTSIHRCIRCAMGSYQPDFRQNFCTRCPGNTSTDFDGSTSVAQCKNRQCGGELGEFTGYIESPNYPGNYPAGVECVWNINPPPKRKILIVVPEIFLPSEDECGDVLVMRKNSSPASITTYETCQTYERPIAFTARSRKLWINFKTSEANSARGFQIPYVTYDEDYEQLVEDIVRDGRLYASENHQEILKDKKLIKAFFEVLAHPQNYFKYTEKHKEMLPKSFIKLLRSKVSSFLRPYK, encoded by the exons ATGTGGACGAATGTGTGGAGGGAACTGACAACTGCCACATTGATGCTATCTGCCAGAACACCCCAAGGTCCTACAAATGCATCTGCAAGTCTGGTTACACGGGGGATGGTAAACACTGCAAAG ATGTAGATGAGTGTGAACGAGAGGATAATGCAGGCTGTGTGCACGACTGTGTCAACATCCCCGGCAACTACCGATGTACCTGCTATGATGGATTCCACCTGGCGCACGACGGACACAACTGTCTGG ATGTGGACGAGTGTGCTGAGGGCAATGGTGGCTGTCAGCAAAGCTGTGTCAACATGATGGGCAGCTATGAGTGCCACTGTCGAGAAGGCTTCTTCCTCAGTGACAACCAACACACCTGCATTCAGCGGCCAGAAG AAGGAATGAATTGCATGAATAAGAACCATGGCTGTGCTCACATCTGCCGGGAGACACCCAAAGGGGGTATTGCCTGTGAATGTCGCCCTGGCTTCGAGCTCACCAAGAACCAGCGGGATTGTAAAT TGACGTGCAACTATGGGAATGGTGGCTGCCAGCACACATGTGATGACACCGAGCAGGGTCCCCGGTGCGGCTGTCATGTCAAGTTTGTGCTCCATACTGATGGAAAGACATGCATCG AGACTTGTGCTGTCAACAACGGCGGCTGTGACAGTAAGTGCCATGATGCAGCAACTGGTGTCCACTGCAGCTGCCCTGTGGGCTTCATGCTGCAGCCAGACAGGAAGACCTGCAAAG ACATAGATGAGTGCCGTTTAAACAATGGGGGCTGTGACCACATCTGCCGAAACACAGTGGGAAGCTTTGAATGTAGCTGCAAGAAGGGTTACAAACTTCTCATCAATGAGAGGAACTGCCAAG ATATAGACGAGTGTTCCTTTGATCGAACCTGTGACCACATATGTGTCAATACTCCAGGAAGCTTCCAGTGCCTCTGCCATCATGGCTACCTGCTGTATGGTGTAACCCACTGTGGGG ATGTGGATGAGTGCAGTATCAATCGAGGAGGTTGCCGTTTTGGCTGCATCAACACTCCTGGTAGCTACCAGTGTACCTGCCCATCAGGCCATGGCAGGTTGCACTGGAATGGCAAAGATTGCACAG aGCCAGTGAAGTGTCAGAGCAGTTCTGGTGCCTCAAAAGCTATGCTCAGCTGCAACAGGTCTGGCAAGAAGGATACCTGTGCCCTGACCTGCCCCTCCCGAGCCCGGTTTTTGCCAG AGTCTGAGAATGGCTTCACGGTGAGCTGTggcacccccagccccagggccACTCCAGCCAAAGCAGGCCACCCCGGGAACAGCACAAACTCCAACCACTGCCATG AGGCTGCAGTGCTGTCGGTTAAGCAGCGGGCCTCCTTCAAGATCAAGGATGCCAAATGCCGTTTGCACCTACGAAACAAAGGCAAAATGGAGGAAGCCAGCAGAAACCCGGGGCCAG GTGGTGCCCCCTGCTCTGACTGCCAGGTCACCTTCATCCACCTCAAGTGTGACTCCTCTCGGAAGGGCAAGGGCCGGAGGGCCCGGACCCCTCCTGGCAAGGAAGTCACTCGGCTTACCCTAGAACTAGAGGCAGAAGTCCGAGCGGAAGACACCACAG CCAGCTGTGGGCTGACCTGCCTCCGACAGCGGATGGAGCGGCGACTGAAAGGTTCCCTGAAGATGCTCAGAAAATCCATCAACCAGGACCGCTTCCTGCTGCGCCTGGCAGGCCTTGACTATGAGCTGGCCCACAAGCCAGGCCTGGTAGCTGGGGAGCGACCAGAGCTGCTGGAGGCCTGCAAGCCTGGACAGCACCGTGCTGGGGTCAAGTGTG TCAGCTGCCCGCAGGGAACGTATTACCACGGCCAGACGGAGCAGTGTGTGCCATGCCCAGCGGGCACCTTCCAGGAGAGAGAAGGGCAACTCTCCTGCGACCTTTGCCCTGGGAGTGATGCCCACGGGCCTCTTGGAGCCACCAACATCACCACATGTGCAG GTCAGTGCTCACCTGGCCAACACTCTGTAGATGGATTCAAGCCCTGCCAGCCATGTCCGCGTGGCACCTACCAACCTGAAGCAGGACGGACCCTATGCTTCCCATGTGGTGGGGGCCTTACTACCAAGCATGAGGGGGCCATTTCCTTCCAAGACTGTGACACTAAAG TCCAGTGCTCCCCTGGGCACTATTACAACACCAGTATCCATCGCTGTATCCGCTGTGCCATGGGCTCCTATCAGCCTGACTTCCGTCAGAACTTCTGCACCCGTTGTCCAGGAAACACAAGCACTGACTTTGATGGATCCACCAGTGTAGCCCAGTGCAAGA ATCGTCAgtgtggtggggagctgggtgagtTCACTGGCTATATCGAGTCCCCCAACTACCCAGGCAACTACCCAGCCGGCGTGGAGTGCGTCTGGAACATCAACCCCCCACCCAAGCGCAAGATCCTTATTGTGGTACCCGAGATCTTCCTGCCGTCAGAGGACGAATGTGGGGACGTCCTCGTCATGAGAAAGAACT CCTCCCCAGCCTCCATTACCACCTATGAGACCTGCCAGACCTATGAGCGCCCTATTGCCTTCACGGCTCGTTCCAGGAAGCTCTGGATCAATTTCAAGACTAGTGAGGCCAACAGTGCCCGTGGTTTCCAGATCCCTTATGTCACCTACGATG AGGACTACGAGCAGCTAGTGGAAGACATCGTGCGAGATGGACGGCTCTATGCATCTGAAAACCACCAGGAGATTCTGAAG GACAAGAAGCTCATCAAAGCCTTCTTTGAGGTGTTGGCTCACCCTCAGAACTACTTCAAGTACACAGAGAAGCACAAGGAGATGCTGCCAAAATCCTTCATCAAGTTGCTCCGTTCGAAAGTTTCCAGCTTCTTAAGACCCTACAAATAA